Proteins from one Streptomyces sp. NBC_00390 genomic window:
- a CDS encoding glutamate--cysteine ligase 2, translating into MRSVGVEEELLLVDAQTGEPRAVSAAVLAVASRDAAAGEEQVFESELHRQQLEFATRPQTRMEELAAEIRRCRAEAAQHAEDMGVAVAALATSPLPVSPSVAGGRRYHWMAERFGLTAQEQLTCGCHVHISVDSDEEGVAVLDRIRPWLSVLIALSANSPFWQGQDSHYSSYRSQVWGRWPSAGPAQIFGSADHYHQQVRDMIGTGVLRDEGMIYFDARLSHRYPTVEVRVADVCLNPDSTVLLAVLIRGLVETAARQWQAGAPPARHGELLLRLAAWQASRYGLENRLLHPRTMRPAPAETVVTALFDHVRDALDDHGDTRPAQEALAGLLRTGNGASLQRAILERTGSLRDVVTECVHLTREQRPRP; encoded by the coding sequence GTGCGCAGCGTGGGAGTGGAGGAGGAACTCCTCCTGGTGGACGCGCAGACGGGTGAACCCCGGGCGGTCTCGGCGGCTGTGCTGGCCGTGGCATCAAGGGACGCCGCGGCGGGTGAGGAGCAGGTCTTCGAGTCGGAGCTGCATCGTCAGCAACTGGAGTTCGCCACCCGGCCACAGACCCGGATGGAGGAACTCGCGGCCGAGATCCGACGGTGCCGGGCCGAGGCGGCGCAACACGCCGAGGACATGGGGGTCGCCGTCGCGGCCCTCGCCACGTCGCCTCTCCCGGTCAGTCCGTCCGTGGCCGGCGGCAGGCGTTACCACTGGATGGCCGAACGCTTCGGGCTCACCGCGCAGGAACAGCTCACCTGCGGATGTCATGTCCACATCTCCGTGGACTCCGACGAAGAGGGCGTCGCCGTCCTGGACCGGATCCGCCCCTGGCTGTCCGTCCTGATCGCCCTGAGCGCCAACTCTCCGTTCTGGCAAGGCCAGGACAGCCACTACAGCAGCTACCGCAGCCAGGTCTGGGGGCGCTGGCCCTCCGCCGGACCGGCGCAGATCTTCGGCTCCGCCGACCACTACCACCAACAAGTTCGGGACATGATCGGCACCGGAGTCCTCCGGGACGAAGGAATGATCTACTTCGACGCCCGGCTCTCCCACCGCTACCCCACGGTCGAAGTCCGGGTCGCGGACGTCTGTCTGAACCCGGACTCGACCGTGCTCCTCGCTGTCCTCATCCGCGGCCTGGTCGAGACCGCTGCCCGCCAGTGGCAGGCTGGAGCGCCCCCGGCACGCCACGGCGAGCTCCTGCTGAGACTCGCCGCATGGCAGGCTTCCCGCTACGGCCTGGAAAACCGGCTACTTCACCCCCGGACGATGCGTCCTGCGCCCGCGGAAACCGTGGTGACCGCCCTGTTCGACCACGTGCGCGACGCACTCGACGACCACGGCGACACACGTCCCGCCCAGGAAGCACTGGCCGGACTGCTGAGGACGGGCAACGGAGCGTCCCTGCAACGCGCGATCCTGGAACGGACCGGCAGTCTCCGCGACGTCGTCACCGAGTGCGTGCACCTCACCAGAGAACAGCGCCCGCGTCCCTGA
- a CDS encoding plasmid stabilization protein: MPAGSSSKRERQYEHIKESAEKRGASTGRAKELAARTVNKERARSGESKTASKTSTQDRKSASQRGGERSHSGSQGPTRDQLYEEAKKKNIEGRSSMNKQELRQALGR; encoded by the coding sequence ATGCCTGCAGGTTCCAGCTCCAAGCGGGAGCGTCAGTACGAGCACATCAAGGAAAGCGCCGAGAAGCGCGGTGCCTCCACCGGACGTGCGAAGGAGCTTGCCGCGCGCACCGTCAACAAGGAGCGGGCGCGCTCCGGCGAGTCGAAGACCGCGAGCAAGACGTCCACACAGGACCGGAAGTCCGCTTCGCAGCGGGGAGGTGAGCGGTCCCACAGCGGGTCCCAGGGACCGACCCGGGACCAGTTGTACGAGGAGGCCAAGAAGAAGAACATCGAGGGACGTTCCTCGATGAACAAGCAGGAGTTGCGCCAGGCCCTCGGCCGCTGA
- a CDS encoding BON domain-containing protein produces the protein MTPTGTGENEYRIARLRERLAGDDLAELGISIEERGGAVLLCGTVATASHRDEILRIAAETIGDSPVRSDLVIASTAAPDRREDLP, from the coding sequence ATGACTCCCACCGGCACCGGCGAGAACGAGTACCGCATCGCGCGCCTGCGCGAGCGTCTCGCCGGTGACGACCTCGCCGAACTGGGCATAAGCATCGAGGAGCGCGGTGGTGCCGTGCTGCTCTGCGGCACCGTCGCCACTGCGTCCCACCGGGACGAGATCCTGCGCATCGCAGCAGAGACCATCGGCGACAGCCCTGTCCGCTCCGACCTGGTCATCGCCTCCACCGCCGCCCCCGACCGGCGGGAGGACCTCCCGTGA
- a CDS encoding branched-chain amino acid ABC transporter permease — protein sequence MTTFTELLLGGLSIGSVYALIALGFVVIFKATEVVNFAHASLLLAGGYVTAVLHDDLGFWPALAVGIAGAAVVGSAVEYLVMRRYRGSDHSVLAIVTIGVDILLTTELTRRIGTDVLALGDPWGDRVVSIGALTIAQTRIAAFVAATLLITAFLLAFRYTSWGVAMRAAAENPETAALMGVRLGRVSLAAWAVAGSLAAVAALFLTVFPTPGLERATSLAALKAFPAAILGGLDSTTGALAGGLIVGVTESFATGYQSELSFLGGGIGDLAPYLVMLAVLLARPAGLFGTKELVRV from the coding sequence ATGACGACGTTCACCGAACTCCTTCTCGGCGGGCTCTCCATCGGATCCGTCTATGCCCTGATCGCCCTCGGCTTCGTGGTCATCTTCAAGGCCACCGAGGTCGTCAACTTCGCCCACGCGTCCCTTCTCCTCGCCGGGGGCTATGTCACCGCCGTCCTCCACGACGATCTGGGCTTCTGGCCGGCGCTGGCCGTCGGAATCGCAGGCGCCGCGGTGGTCGGCTCGGCCGTCGAGTACCTCGTCATGCGCCGCTACCGAGGCTCGGATCACAGCGTCCTGGCCATCGTCACCATCGGCGTCGACATCCTGCTGACCACCGAACTCACCCGCCGCATCGGCACCGACGTGCTCGCGCTCGGCGACCCGTGGGGCGACCGCGTCGTGAGCATCGGCGCCCTCACCATCGCCCAGACCCGGATCGCCGCCTTTGTCGCCGCGACCCTGCTCATCACGGCCTTCCTGCTCGCCTTCCGGTACACCTCGTGGGGCGTGGCGATGCGCGCAGCCGCGGAGAATCCCGAGACCGCCGCGCTGATGGGGGTACGTCTGGGGCGGGTCTCGCTCGCCGCCTGGGCCGTCGCGGGCTCGCTCGCGGCCGTCGCGGCGCTGTTCCTCACCGTCTTCCCGACACCCGGCCTCGAACGCGCCACCTCGCTCGCCGCGCTCAAGGCCTTCCCCGCCGCGATCCTCGGCGGTCTGGATTCCACCACCGGAGCCCTCGCCGGAGGACTGATCGTCGGCGTCACCGAGTCGTTCGCGACCGGCTACCAGAGCGAACTGTCCTTCCTGGGCGGGGGAATCGGCGATCTCGCGCCGTACCTGGTGATGCTCGCCGTGCTGCTGGCACGGCCCGCCGGACTCTTCGGCACGAAGGAGCTCGTCCGTGTCTGA
- the hemC gene encoding hydroxymethylbilane synthase, translated as MSAPELIRIVSRDSPMALAQVERVRAELAALHPRIATTVVPVKTTGDKWMGDLAQVEGKGAFTKEVDAALIAGEADLAVHCVKDVPADRPLPAGTTFAAFLKRDDIRDALIHPGGLSLDELPPGARIGTSSVRRIAQLAASHPHLQCVPFRGNANRRLDKLASGEADALLLAASGLERIGRMDVVTEVLSPEQMMPPIGAGILALQCREDDTALIETVSDLGHPDTHREATAERMFLHVLQGHCNSPIAGYAKAERSGELSLRACVFTPDGKTVLNAHEWAGRLDPATLGTSVAVALLRQGARDLIDSIPHGPGCPA; from the coding sequence ATGTCCGCCCCTGAGCTGATCCGTATCGTCTCCCGCGACTCCCCGATGGCCCTGGCCCAGGTGGAGCGCGTCCGCGCCGAACTGGCCGCGCTCCACCCCCGGATCGCCACCACGGTGGTCCCGGTGAAGACGACCGGTGACAAGTGGATGGGCGACCTTGCTCAGGTCGAGGGCAAGGGCGCCTTCACCAAGGAGGTTGACGCCGCCCTCATCGCCGGAGAAGCGGACCTCGCCGTCCACTGCGTCAAGGACGTCCCCGCCGACCGTCCGCTCCCGGCCGGCACCACCTTCGCCGCCTTTCTCAAGCGCGACGACATTCGCGACGCCCTCATCCACCCCGGCGGCCTCAGCCTGGACGAGCTGCCGCCCGGTGCCCGGATCGGCACCTCCTCGGTCCGCCGCATCGCGCAGCTCGCGGCCTCCCACCCGCATCTGCAGTGTGTCCCGTTCCGTGGCAACGCCAACCGCCGCCTGGACAAACTCGCCTCCGGCGAGGCCGACGCCTTGCTGCTGGCAGCCTCTGGGCTGGAGCGGATCGGCCGCATGGACGTGGTCACCGAGGTCCTGTCACCCGAGCAGATGATGCCGCCGATCGGCGCCGGGATCCTGGCCCTGCAGTGCCGCGAGGACGACACCGCCCTCATCGAGACCGTCAGCGATCTCGGGCACCCCGACACGCACCGCGAGGCGACCGCGGAGCGCATGTTCCTCCATGTCCTCCAAGGCCACTGCAACAGCCCCATCGCCGGCTACGCCAAGGCCGAACGCAGCGGCGAACTGTCCTTGCGCGCTTGCGTGTTCACCCCCGACGGCAAAACCGTCCTCAATGCCCACGAATGGGCCGGACGCCTCGACCCCGCCACCCTCGGCACCTCTGTCGCCGTTGCTCTCCTGCGGCAGGGCGCGCGTGACCTCATCGACAGCATCCCGCACGGACCGGGCTGCCCTGCGTGA
- a CDS encoding ABC transporter ATP-binding protein has translation MARTVAAHRTTALPAGTASGAEAAPVSAPALVVDSVTVRFAGLTALDGVSFTVEPGSVHAVIGPNGAGKSTCFNVLSGVYRATSGSVRVGEQDITGLAPHRIAGLGVARTFQNIALPPRASVADSLLLGRHRLTRAGFLATGLRLPSAAREARLHRERIGEIAEFVGLADDLKRPAGSLPYGKQKLVELARALCMEPRILLLDEPVAGMTADERQQSAAVIAGVRDSLGISIVLVEHDMGVVMRLADAVTVLDFGRRIAHGTPAQVQSDPAVVQAYLGTEGTS, from the coding sequence ATGGCCAGGACCGTGGCGGCCCACCGGACCACCGCTCTGCCGGCCGGAACCGCATCCGGTGCCGAAGCCGCCCCCGTCTCCGCCCCCGCACTCGTCGTGGACTCCGTCACCGTCCGATTCGCCGGGCTCACCGCCCTCGACGGAGTCTCCTTCACCGTCGAGCCCGGCAGCGTGCACGCCGTCATCGGGCCCAACGGCGCCGGCAAGTCCACCTGCTTCAACGTGCTCTCCGGCGTGTATCGCGCGACATCGGGCAGCGTGCGGGTGGGGGAGCAGGACATCACCGGGCTGGCCCCGCACCGCATCGCCGGCCTCGGTGTCGCCCGCACGTTCCAGAACATCGCGCTTCCGCCCCGCGCCTCCGTCGCCGACAGCCTGCTGCTCGGCCGGCACCGACTCACCCGCGCAGGGTTTCTGGCCACCGGACTGCGGCTGCCCTCAGCGGCTCGCGAGGCACGGCTGCACCGTGAACGCATCGGCGAGATCGCCGAGTTCGTCGGGCTCGCGGACGACCTGAAGCGGCCCGCCGGATCCCTTCCGTACGGCAAGCAGAAACTCGTCGAGCTGGCCCGCGCCCTGTGCATGGAGCCGCGGATCCTGCTGCTCGACGAGCCCGTCGCGGGCATGACCGCCGACGAGCGGCAGCAGAGCGCCGCCGTCATCGCGGGCGTGCGCGACAGCCTCGGCATATCCATCGTGCTGGTCGAACATGACATGGGGGTGGTGATGCGGCTCGCAGACGCCGTGACCGTACTCGACTTCGGACGCCGCATCGCGCACGGCACACCGGCCCAGGTGCAGAGCGACCCGGCCGTCGTCCAGGCGTACCTCGGAACGGAGGGCACGTCATGA
- a CDS encoding ABC transporter substrate-binding protein, producing MKSRTCAAALAVLALTVAGCSGKATGGDEGHKGAGGVKTGVGVTDKTISLGVLTDMTGVYASLGKSVTQAQQLWAKQTNAAGGICDRKIELTVRDHGYDPQKAVAGYTELAPKVLGFSQFIGSPFVAAMKQRIDGQDKALVVPQAWSATLLGSPYIRVVGATYDIETINAVEFLLAEKRISKGDKIGHVFFEGDYGENALTGSRYAAEQAGLKVVEQKIKPTDNDMSAQVAALKKAGVKAIVLSAGPRQAASLVGVAAAGGFKVPVIGNSSAFAPQLLATPAGPALKKDFYVAASTLPIGAPEAGPATLAKEYKAAYPKDGLDNGVVAGYTAAKIYGEVLKKACADKDLTRAGIDKALLTLKAYDSGFGITHDFSDPAAPSTRQSLIMKPDSKVPGGLKVVRPATASKAAESFNPAG from the coding sequence ATGAAATCAAGAACCTGTGCCGCGGCCCTGGCCGTGCTGGCGCTCACCGTCGCAGGATGCAGCGGGAAGGCAACCGGCGGCGACGAAGGCCACAAGGGCGCCGGCGGAGTGAAGACCGGCGTGGGCGTCACCGACAAGACGATCAGCCTCGGCGTCCTCACCGACATGACCGGCGTCTACGCCTCGCTCGGCAAGAGCGTCACCCAGGCCCAGCAGCTGTGGGCGAAGCAGACCAACGCTGCGGGCGGCATCTGCGACCGGAAGATCGAACTGACCGTCCGCGACCATGGCTACGATCCGCAGAAGGCCGTCGCCGGATACACCGAACTCGCGCCGAAGGTGCTCGGCTTCAGCCAGTTCATCGGCTCGCCGTTCGTCGCGGCCATGAAGCAGCGCATCGACGGTCAGGACAAGGCACTGGTAGTGCCGCAGGCCTGGTCCGCCACTCTGCTCGGCAGCCCGTACATCCGCGTCGTGGGGGCCACGTACGACATCGAGACCATCAATGCCGTCGAGTTCCTGCTCGCCGAGAAGCGCATCTCCAAGGGCGACAAGATCGGCCATGTCTTCTTCGAGGGAGACTACGGGGAGAACGCCCTGACCGGCTCCAGGTACGCGGCCGAGCAGGCCGGACTGAAGGTCGTCGAGCAGAAGATCAAGCCGACCGACAACGACATGTCCGCGCAGGTCGCGGCCCTGAAGAAGGCTGGCGTCAAGGCCATTGTCCTCAGCGCGGGGCCGCGCCAGGCAGCCTCTCTGGTCGGCGTCGCAGCGGCCGGCGGCTTCAAGGTCCCCGTCATAGGCAACAGCTCCGCGTTCGCGCCTCAGCTGCTCGCCACCCCGGCCGGCCCGGCGCTGAAGAAGGACTTCTACGTTGCCGCCTCCACGCTCCCCATCGGCGCTCCCGAGGCGGGCCCGGCCACCCTTGCGAAGGAGTACAAGGCGGCCTACCCCAAGGACGGTCTCGACAACGGCGTGGTCGCGGGATACACCGCGGCGAAGATCTACGGTGAGGTGCTGAAGAAGGCCTGTGCGGACAAGGACCTGACCCGGGCGGGCATCGACAAGGCGCTGCTGACTCTCAAGGCGTACGACAGCGGCTTCGGCATCACGCACGACTTCTCGGACCCGGCCGCGCCTTCCACCCGGCAGAGCCTGATCATGAAGCCGGACAGCAAGGTCCCCGGCGGACTGAAGGTGGTCCGCCCCGCGACCGCGTCCAAGGCGGCCGAGTCCTTCAACCCGGCCGGCTGA
- a CDS encoding UdgX family uracil-DNA binding protein (This protein belongs to the uracil DNA glycosylase superfamily, members of which act in excision repair of DNA. However, it belongs more specifically to UdgX branch, whose founding member was found to bind uracil in DNA (where it does not belong), without cleaving it, appears to promote DNA repair by a pathway involving RecA, rather than base excision.), translating into METAPGEHEGQGHDATPFLPRRRAGLPGLRRAAAECRGCPLYRNATQTVFGEGEASARVMLIGEQPGDQEDRQGRPFVGPAGKVLMRALGEAGIDPEQAYVTNAVKHFKFTVAEGRKRRIHQAPNLREMTACRPWLHAELRVVAPEVVVALGATAGKSLLGPSFRVTERRGALLPWPGPDGDSGRGVRGLVATIHPSAVLRAKDREPVYRGLVADLRVVAGVLDGRRGTRDA; encoded by the coding sequence ATGGAGACAGCTCCTGGGGAGCACGAGGGCCAGGGGCACGACGCCACACCGTTCCTGCCCCGTCGGCGCGCGGGTCTGCCCGGGCTGCGCAGGGCGGCGGCCGAGTGCCGCGGATGCCCGCTGTACCGGAACGCGACGCAGACGGTGTTCGGCGAGGGGGAAGCCTCCGCACGCGTCATGCTCATCGGCGAGCAGCCGGGCGACCAGGAGGACCGGCAGGGCAGGCCGTTCGTGGGCCCGGCCGGGAAGGTCCTGATGCGGGCGCTCGGGGAAGCGGGTATCGACCCGGAGCAGGCGTATGTCACCAATGCGGTCAAGCACTTCAAGTTCACCGTCGCCGAGGGACGCAAGCGCCGGATCCACCAGGCACCGAACCTGCGCGAGATGACGGCGTGTCGGCCGTGGCTCCATGCCGAACTGCGGGTCGTGGCACCTGAGGTGGTGGTTGCCTTGGGCGCCACGGCGGGGAAGTCCCTGCTCGGGCCGTCGTTCCGGGTGACTGAGCGGCGGGGTGCCCTGCTGCCCTGGCCCGGTCCCGACGGCGACTCCGGCCGCGGGGTGCGGGGGCTCGTCGCCACGATCCATCCGTCGGCCGTGCTGCGCGCCAAGGACCGCGAGCCGGTCTACCGGGGTCTCGTTGCGGATCTGAGGGTCGTCGCGGGGGTTCTGGATGGCCGGAGGGGTACCCGGGACGCATGA
- a CDS encoding branched-chain amino acid ABC transporter permease, which yields MRSDPAPDRPVRRLDLRRPRSYAWPALALLLLGLPFYLDRFWLQAGLFAMAAAIGAIGINLLTGATGQLSMGHAFFLAVGAYSYCILAGADDSENGHQLVGLGLPTWLAAVLAVLLAGAAGGLFSPIAGRLRGAYLGIATLALIFIGQHVLFNARDLTGGFNGRSVPPLSLFGFDFDDSAVVVAAVPFQSMEKLWYVALLALLAGGLFARGVLRGRPGRAMNALRDHRIAAGVMGVPVARYRAAVFVLSSMYAGLAGVLLALVFQRTVPEYFGMLLSLEFLAMIVIGGLGTVVGAVVGAVFVSLLPQILTYYSDALPLVSAPGTGGVAPAEASRYLYGAAVVAVVLFLPGGLTRPTPSPREKS from the coding sequence CTGCGTTCCGACCCGGCGCCCGACCGTCCGGTCCGCCGCCTCGACCTGCGGCGCCCCCGCAGCTACGCCTGGCCGGCCCTCGCTCTCCTGCTGCTCGGCCTCCCCTTCTATCTCGACCGCTTCTGGCTCCAGGCCGGCCTGTTCGCCATGGCAGCCGCGATCGGAGCAATCGGCATCAATCTCCTCACCGGAGCCACCGGGCAGCTGTCCATGGGGCACGCCTTCTTCCTCGCCGTCGGCGCGTACAGCTACTGCATCCTGGCGGGCGCGGACGATTCCGAGAACGGGCACCAGCTCGTCGGCCTGGGACTGCCCACCTGGCTCGCCGCCGTACTCGCCGTGCTGCTCGCCGGTGCCGCGGGCGGCCTGTTCAGTCCCATCGCGGGACGGTTGCGCGGCGCGTACCTCGGCATCGCCACCCTGGCGCTGATCTTCATCGGTCAGCATGTGCTGTTCAACGCCCGTGATCTGACGGGCGGTTTCAACGGCCGCTCCGTTCCGCCGCTGTCCCTGTTCGGCTTCGACTTCGACGACAGTGCTGTAGTGGTCGCGGCCGTGCCGTTCCAGTCGATGGAGAAGCTCTGGTACGTGGCGCTGCTCGCGCTCCTCGCCGGCGGTCTCTTCGCCCGGGGCGTGCTGCGCGGCCGGCCGGGCCGGGCCATGAACGCCCTGCGCGACCACCGCATCGCTGCCGGAGTGATGGGCGTGCCCGTCGCTCGCTACCGCGCCGCGGTGTTCGTCCTGTCCTCGATGTACGCGGGTCTCGCGGGCGTCCTGCTCGCCCTGGTCTTCCAGCGCACGGTCCCCGAGTACTTCGGCATGCTCCTGTCCCTCGAATTCCTCGCCATGATCGTCATCGGCGGCCTCGGCACGGTCGTCGGCGCGGTCGTCGGCGCGGTCTTCGTCTCCCTGCTGCCCCAGATCCTGACCTACTACAGCGACGCTCTTCCGCTGGTCTCCGCCCCTGGCACGGGCGGCGTGGCACCGGCCGAGGCGTCCCGCTATCTGTACGGCGCGGCGGTCGTCGCGGTCGTGCTGTTCCTGCCCGGCGGGCTCACCCGCCCCACTCCTTCCCCTCGGGAGAAATCATGA
- a CDS encoding ABC transporter ATP-binding protein — protein MAAALEVRALTVGYGPVRALRDVCVDVPDGAIVAVLGSNGAGKSTLLRAISRTLAFQRGHATAGSIRFEGRPLDGMSPSRVVAEGIVQIPEGRQVFARMTVADNLRAGTLGVRGGRRETVAALRRVHELFPVLADRAGQKAGLLSGGEQQMLAMGRALMARPRLLLLDEPSLGLAPLMAARIAETVQEINAAGTSVLLVEQNAAIALRLASTAYVLDVGEVALEGPADELAASDEVRRRYLGVVDETAAQDAVRAEAAAPVLRRWSA, from the coding sequence ATGGCCGCCGCGCTCGAAGTGCGCGCGCTGACCGTTGGGTACGGTCCGGTGAGGGCGTTGCGGGACGTCTGTGTCGACGTACCGGACGGTGCGATCGTCGCCGTTCTCGGCAGCAACGGGGCGGGCAAGTCGACCCTGCTGCGCGCCATCTCCCGCACCCTTGCCTTCCAGCGCGGGCACGCCACCGCCGGCAGCATCCGGTTCGAGGGGCGCCCGCTCGACGGGATGAGTCCCTCCCGGGTCGTCGCCGAGGGAATCGTGCAGATCCCCGAGGGCAGGCAAGTGTTCGCACGGATGACCGTGGCCGACAATCTGCGGGCCGGAACGCTCGGCGTGCGCGGGGGCCGGCGGGAGACCGTCGCGGCACTCCGGCGTGTGCACGAGCTGTTTCCCGTACTGGCCGACCGGGCCGGGCAGAAGGCGGGGCTGCTCTCCGGGGGCGAGCAGCAGATGCTGGCCATGGGGCGCGCCCTGATGGCCCGGCCCCGTCTGCTCCTGCTGGACGAGCCCTCCCTCGGGCTCGCGCCCCTGATGGCGGCCCGTATCGCGGAGACCGTCCAGGAGATCAACGCCGCCGGGACATCGGTGCTCCTGGTCGAGCAGAACGCGGCGATCGCGCTGCGGCTCGCATCGACCGCGTACGTCCTGGACGTCGGCGAAGTCGCCCTCGAGGGTCCGGCGGACGAACTGGCCGCGTCCGACGAGGTCCGCAGGCGCTACCTGGGTGTGGTGGACGAGACCGCCGCGCAGGACGCCGTCCGTGCCGAGGCGGCCGCGCCCGTGCTGCGGAGGTGGTCCGCGTGA
- a CDS encoding glycerate kinase has product MTDGAVSQSARVLVAADKFKGSLTAVQVAERVTAGLRRVLPGLEVETLPVADGGDGTVAAAVAAGFERREVRVTGPLGEPVTAAYAFRDGTAVVEMAEASGLQHLPSGVFAPLTATTYGSGELLRAALDAGARTIVFGVGGSATTDGGAGMLAALGARFLDTQGQPVGPGGAALAGLAAADLSGLDPRVKEVRLVLASDVDNPLTGPKGAPAVYGPQKGATPEDVATLDAALAHYAAVLGPDQAASPGAGAAGGIGYGALVALGASFRPGIEVMLDVLGFAPALERATLVITGEGSLDEQTLHGKAPAGVAAAARAAGKEVVAVCGRLALPPEALGRAGIRRAYALTALEPDPARSMSQAGPLLERAAESIARDFLT; this is encoded by the coding sequence GTGACGGACGGAGCAGTTTCTCAGTCTGCGCGGGTGCTCGTCGCGGCTGACAAGTTCAAGGGCTCGCTCACGGCCGTACAGGTCGCCGAGCGAGTGACGGCCGGCCTGAGGCGGGTGCTGCCCGGGCTGGAGGTCGAGACCCTGCCCGTCGCCGACGGCGGCGACGGCACGGTCGCCGCAGCGGTGGCCGCCGGGTTCGAAAGGCGTGAGGTACGGGTGACCGGCCCGCTCGGCGAGCCCGTGACCGCGGCATACGCCTTCCGGGACGGCACCGCAGTCGTCGAGATGGCGGAGGCGTCCGGCCTCCAGCACCTTCCCTCGGGCGTCTTCGCACCGCTCACCGCGACGACCTACGGCTCCGGCGAGCTGCTGCGCGCGGCACTGGACGCAGGCGCCCGGACGATCGTCTTCGGCGTCGGCGGCAGCGCCACGACCGATGGCGGAGCCGGGATGCTGGCCGCGCTCGGGGCACGCTTCCTGGACACGCAGGGGCAGCCGGTCGGACCCGGCGGCGCCGCGCTCGCCGGCCTCGCCGCGGCAGACCTCTCCGGACTCGACCCGCGGGTCAAGGAGGTCCGGCTGGTCCTCGCCAGCGACGTCGACAACCCTCTGACGGGGCCCAAGGGCGCGCCCGCGGTGTACGGCCCCCAGAAGGGCGCGACGCCCGAGGACGTCGCGACCCTGGACGCGGCACTCGCCCACTATGCGGCCGTCCTCGGCCCCGACCAGGCGGCCTCACCGGGCGCGGGTGCGGCCGGCGGCATCGGCTACGGGGCGCTCGTCGCCCTCGGCGCGTCGTTCCGCCCCGGGATCGAGGTCATGCTCGACGTACTGGGCTTCGCACCGGCGCTGGAGCGGGCGACGCTGGTGATCACCGGTGAGGGCTCGCTGGACGAGCAGACCCTCCACGGAAAGGCTCCGGCGGGCGTGGCGGCGGCGGCCCGCGCGGCCGGCAAGGAGGTCGTCGCGGTCTGCGGCCGCCTGGCGCTCCCCCCGGAGGCCCTGGGCCGCGCGGGCATCCGCCGCGCCTACGCCCTCACCGCACTCGAACCGGACCCCGCGAGGTCCATGTCGCAGGCGGGACCGCTGCTGGAGCGCGCGGCGGAGTCGATTGCCCGGGACTTCCTGACCTGA
- a CDS encoding metallophosphoesterase family protein — protein sequence MIRIAAVGDIHLGEDCRGLLRPAFDTLGECADMLLLAGDLTRHGTVAEAEVVAAEVANLAVPVVAVLGNHDYHSNREAEVTAVLSEVGVTVLEGDGTVLDIRGTNVGIAGTKGFGGGYAGRSAGEFGEPVMREFVRYTRRLAASLRRALDTLAEEGSAVRIALTHFSPVPDTLAGEPPEIYPFLGSYLLAEAVDEGGADLAVHGHAHRGVEHGMTAGGVRVRNVAQPVIGRAFAVYHLQTPQTSLTPRTP from the coding sequence GTGATCCGGATAGCTGCCGTCGGCGACATCCATCTCGGCGAGGACTGCCGGGGTTTGCTCAGGCCCGCCTTCGACACCCTCGGGGAGTGCGCCGACATGCTGCTGCTCGCGGGCGATCTCACTCGCCACGGCACGGTCGCGGAGGCCGAGGTCGTCGCTGCGGAAGTGGCAAACCTGGCGGTTCCGGTCGTCGCGGTCCTCGGCAATCACGACTACCACAGCAACCGAGAGGCCGAGGTGACGGCTGTGCTGAGCGAAGTCGGCGTCACTGTCCTCGAGGGCGACGGCACCGTGCTGGACATCCGCGGTACCAACGTCGGCATCGCCGGTACCAAAGGCTTCGGCGGTGGTTACGCCGGCCGGAGCGCCGGCGAGTTCGGTGAGCCGGTGATGAGGGAGTTCGTCCGCTACACCCGCCGCTTGGCGGCGAGCCTGCGCCGCGCGCTCGACACGCTCGCGGAGGAGGGCAGCGCCGTTCGGATCGCTCTGACGCACTTCTCACCGGTACCGGACACCCTCGCCGGCGAGCCGCCCGAGATCTATCCGTTCCTGGGCAGCTATCTGCTGGCCGAGGCGGTGGACGAGGGCGGGGCGGACCTGGCCGTCCACGGCCACGCGCACCGCGGCGTAGAGCACGGCATGACGGCGGGTGGCGTACGCGTACGGAATGTGGCCCAGCCCGTGATCGGCCGCGCGTTCGCCGTCTACCACCTGCAGACGCCGCAGACGTCATTGACGCCTCGGACGCCATGA